One genomic window of Pelagicoccus enzymogenes includes the following:
- a CDS encoding type II toxin-antitoxin system RelE/ParE family toxin, which produces MSKTPVRLSNAAQNDLLQIARYGDERFEREQSDRYRDKIKERLALISKNPRLYPTVNYIRKGYRRSVCGAHSIYFREEEEHVLVVRILKHQDTSASLDI; this is translated from the coding sequence ATGAGCAAAACTCCCGTTCGTCTCAGCAACGCCGCCCAAAACGATCTCCTTCAAATCGCTCGCTACGGGGACGAACGCTTTGAAAGAGAGCAATCCGACCGCTACCGAGATAAAATAAAAGAGCGACTCGCCCTGATCTCAAAAAATCCCCGACTGTACCCTACTGTAAACTACATCCGAAAAGGGTACCGCAGGAGCGTCTGCGGAGCGCATTCCATCTACTTCCGGGAAGAAGAGGAACATGTCCTGGTCGTTCGCATTCTCAAGCACCAAGACACCAGCGCATCCCTCGACATCTGA
- a CDS encoding ABC transporter ATP-binding protein — MIKDLKTFLSLLADHKKSVILAMILGSVGGLVTGGGLTTGVERLFTLIFSDDRSLSTSQVIGVASSFPILFLVLGFCVFASAYLLNYAGLAAIRDLRAQVFDRIQRLPLAYFQSSKTGDLISRITADTAVLQVTLTFIARNVITQPATIVGAIGYLYWVAANNEGVYKIYLCLIALPIVIFPIRKFTHKIERKARQQQAELGSLTNNLAQNLTAAREIRAFNLQDRENSRFVSRLADLFVSQMKVVKYQFGLGPVVEVCSSIGLSIAFIIGYYNGVPAGVFTSIFLALYLTYTAVKKLGTFASELSKGVASYQRIAEILESPVDIDDPADPIELDSIAGDIEFNDVSFSYGDAPALKAANARIQKGDICALVGPSGAGKSTFANLVPRFYDVSAGGIFLDGHDLRRFRLSDLREQIAIVSQEPVLFDDTILENIRLGRQDATDEEVKEAARQAFAHDFISDPQNCPDGYDTLVGERGARLSGGQKQRIAIARAFLRNAPILILDEATSALDSESEAQVQIALDKLVSGKSVLIIAHRFSTIKNANKILVFNEGEITASGSHEELYQSSPLYKALYDQQQSS; from the coding sequence GTGATAAAAGACCTAAAGACCTTCCTCAGCCTCCTGGCTGACCACAAAAAGTCCGTCATCCTCGCCATGATTCTCGGCTCGGTCGGAGGACTCGTGACCGGCGGCGGATTGACCACCGGCGTAGAGCGGCTTTTCACTCTCATTTTTTCCGACGACCGTAGCCTCAGCACTTCCCAGGTCATCGGAGTCGCTTCCAGCTTCCCTATACTCTTCCTCGTCCTCGGCTTCTGCGTCTTCGCCAGCGCCTACCTGCTCAATTACGCGGGACTGGCCGCCATTCGCGACCTGCGGGCCCAAGTCTTCGACCGCATCCAGCGCCTCCCGCTGGCCTACTTCCAAAGCTCCAAGACAGGCGACCTCATCTCCCGCATCACTGCCGACACCGCCGTGTTGCAAGTCACCCTTACCTTCATCGCCCGCAACGTCATCACCCAACCGGCCACTATCGTCGGCGCCATCGGGTACCTCTACTGGGTCGCGGCCAACAACGAGGGCGTCTACAAGATCTACCTCTGTCTCATCGCCCTGCCCATCGTGATCTTTCCCATCCGCAAGTTCACTCACAAGATCGAGCGCAAGGCGCGGCAGCAACAGGCCGAACTCGGATCCCTCACCAACAACCTCGCCCAAAACCTCACCGCAGCCCGCGAAATTCGAGCCTTCAATCTGCAAGATCGCGAAAACAGCCGCTTCGTTTCCCGCCTGGCCGACCTGTTCGTCTCCCAGATGAAGGTCGTCAAATACCAGTTCGGCCTCGGCCCCGTAGTGGAAGTCTGCTCCTCCATCGGACTCTCCATCGCTTTCATCATCGGCTACTACAACGGAGTACCCGCCGGCGTCTTCACCTCCATCTTCCTCGCCCTCTACCTCACTTACACCGCCGTCAAAAAGCTGGGCACCTTCGCCTCCGAACTTTCCAAAGGCGTCGCCTCCTATCAGCGTATCGCCGAAATCCTCGAATCCCCCGTCGACATCGACGACCCCGCCGACCCCATCGAGCTCGATTCGATTGCTGGCGACATCGAATTCAACGACGTTTCCTTCTCCTACGGCGACGCCCCCGCCCTTAAAGCGGCCAACGCCCGTATCCAAAAAGGCGATATCTGTGCCCTGGTCGGCCCTTCCGGCGCCGGAAAGTCCACCTTCGCCAACCTCGTTCCCCGCTTCTACGACGTGAGCGCCGGGGGCATCTTCCTCGACGGACACGACCTGCGCCGCTTTCGCCTCTCCGACCTGCGCGAGCAAATAGCCATCGTCTCCCAAGAGCCCGTTCTCTTCGACGATACCATACTGGAAAACATCCGCCTCGGCCGCCAAGACGCCACCGACGAGGAAGTCAAGGAAGCCGCCCGCCAAGCCTTTGCCCATGACTTTATCAGCGATCCACAAAACTGCCCCGACGGCTACGACACCCTTGTGGGTGAACGCGGAGCGCGCCTCTCCGGCGGCCAAAAGCAGCGCATCGCCATCGCACGCGCCTTCCTCCGCAATGCCCCGATTCTCATATTGGACGAAGCGACATCCGCCCTCGATTCCGAATCCGAAGCTCAAGTCCAGATCGCCCTCGACAAGCTTGTATCCGGAAAGTCAGTACTGATCATCGCCCACCGCTTCAGCACAATTAAAAACGCCAACAAGATCCTCGTCTTCAACGAGGGCGAAATCACCGCCAGCGGCAGCCACGAGGAGCTCTACCAGAGCAGCCCCCTCTACAAGGCCCTCTACGACCAGCAGCAAAGCAGCTAA